The Mytilus trossulus isolate FHL-02 chromosome 13, PNRI_Mtr1.1.1.hap1, whole genome shotgun sequence genome has a segment encoding these proteins:
- the LOC134695496 gene encoding uncharacterized protein LOC134695496 yields the protein MPNKRNAVGSPSRAMGKKRRTANRTGGQIMQNEEITQKKDGAGRRRIAKKTQGVGHVVAEGPVETTDFSSGNESEEDARAFTSLRHDPLHKNFEIANNSIDFTPSQESSIHDTVGEHVPFKIKEKIWEGKFIELHSLLRTQKAMEEVDEGDLKLKRGKICIEKRSSSVNLSINEWTSAFMVFMSVYIEKYCTRAQELLKYMRDIRLAATRSENWATYDEQFRLKIEKNPNLSWGNIHGEYWLLHITSPIVQNSVSVQSQG from the coding sequence atgcCAAACAAGAGAAATGCCGTAGGATCGCCATCAAGGGCCATGGGAAAGAAGAGAAGAACGGCTAACAGGACAGGCGGACAGATAATGCAGAACGAGGAAATAACCCAAAAGAAGGACGGAGCTGGCCGGAGAAGAATTGCAAAGAAAACCCAAGGGGTCGGACACGTGGTGGCAGAAGGACCGGTGGAAACTACTGATTTTTCATCAGGTAATGAGTCGGAGGAGGATGCACGAGCGTTCACCTCTTTAAGGCACGACCCGTTAcacaaaaactttgaaattgcaAATAATTCCATTGATTTCACTCCTTCACAAGAATCTAGCATTCATGACACAGTGGGGGAACACGTGCCTtttaaaattaaggaaaaaattTGGGAGGGAAAGTTTATTGAGCTGCATTCTCTTTTGAGAACGCAAAAAGCAATGGAAGAGGTGGACGAGGgcgatttgaaattaaaaaggggaaaaatttgcattgaaaaaagATCGTCGAGTGTTAATTTGTCCATAAATGAATGGACTTCAGCATTCATGGTTTTTATGAGTGTCTACATTGAGAAATACTGCACACGGGCACaggaattgttaaaatatatgcgCGATATAAGACTAGCGGCAACGAGGTCAGAAAACTGGGCCACCTATGACGAGCAATTTAGGCTAAAAATAGAGAAGAATCCAAATTTATCTTGGGGAAATATACACGGTGAATATTGGCTATTACACATCACATCTCCCATAGTACAAAACAGCGTGTCAGTGCAATCACAGGGTTAA
- the LOC134694227 gene encoding uncharacterized protein LOC134694227 — translation MQALNPLPFDTTLVSMDVTSLYTNIPHADGIDACKEVWNSRPVKYPPTECLVKMLTLVLKKNNFTFDGDHYLQVNGTAMGTKMAPSYANIFMGKLEKQLLETSIEKPLSWFRFIDDVDMKWNKSDEDLDTFITHANNIHPSIKFTHEKSKSKIAFLDTSSSLTEGIISKDLYSKPTDTHQYLSPKSCHPAHLTKSIPYSQALRVKRICSNTETTKRQLRKLETRLKKRGYKHRNIKKSFQKAESIPRSELLEYKIKKKNKRNPCVLTYHPSS, via the coding sequence ATGCAGGCCTTAAATCCACTCCCCTTCGACACGACTCTTGTTTCCATGGATGTTACCTCCCTCTACACTAATATTCCACATGCCGATGGCATCGATGCATGCAAAGAAGTTTGGAATTCCAGACCAGTGAAATATCCACCTACTGAATGCCTGGTCAAAATGCTCACGCTGGTACTTAAGAAAAACAACTTCACTTTTGATGGAGATCATTATTTGCAAGTAAATGGAACTGCCATGGGCACCAAAATGGCTCCGTCATATGCCAACATATTTATGGGCAAATTAGAGAAACAACTCCTTGAAACTTCCATCGAAAAACCGCTTTCCTGGTTTAGATTTATAGATGATGTGGATATGAAATGGAATAAAAGCGACGAGGATTTAGACACTTTTATCACTCATGCCAACAACATACATCCAAGTATCAAATTTACTCATGAGAAGTCTAAATCCAAAATCGCCTTCCTCGATACTTCAAGTTCGCTCACAGAGGGGATCATATCTAAAGATTTATATTCTAAGCCTACTGACACTCATCAATATTTGTCCCCTAAAAGTTGCCATCCTGCTCATCTTACCAAGAGCATTCCATACAGTCAGGCACTTAGAGTCAAGCGAATATGCTCCAACACAGAAACAACTAAAAGACAACTGCGTAAACTTGAAACTCGCTTGAAGAAAAGGGGCTACAAACacagaaatatcaaaaaaagCTTTCAGAAAGCGGAGTCAATTCCGAGGAGTGAACTATtggaatacaaaattaaaaagaaaaacaaaaggaatCCATGTGTTCTTACTTATCACCCATCTTCGTGA